tcctctAATTTGAAGCAATTGAAAGGCCTTTtactgtttatattttaattttaaagttttcacTTGAATAAAACACACAGGGttaatttaatcaagaaaactTCATCTAGGTTATGATTAGTGAACAACAAGACAAGATCCAACGTTGCCAAGATTACGTAAAACTTCTGCTAAACTGTTCAACCTTAAAATTTACTATCTCGAGCAGTTGAAGTGGTGAActggctcaactgcctgaaataaatttttttccaatattcaGGCTAATGAAGCCGTAATTCGTTATAATTCCtaacccaatttttttttgggtaaaaagCTGCAAATGGATCCGAACCGCCCCTCAGACCCCACCGCCGCCCCCAACAACCAACAGCAACAAAACGTGCACCTGCACATGCACCACATTTGCAACTGTCAGGGCGGCCTTTACCCGACCGCGGCCGCCGCCGCCGCCGCAGCTTACTACCCCACCACGGTGGGCTACCGCACGCCCTTGCCCTCGATCTTACCTTATCATCATCACACGTCGTCGGCGGCGGCGGCAGCGGTAGCCGCCCGCCCTTATTTGCAGCATTACCAGTACACGCAGTTCAACGTGGGCAGCCAGTACACGGTACCGATCGGGCACGTGTCGGGCAGCAGCAGCACTTCGGTGTACGCCTCAGGACCGGCCGCAGCCGCCGCCGCCGGTGCCAGCAGCACCATCGATTTGGTGTATGCGGGGGCGGCGGCGATCAAAGAGAAGCAACGCGGAGAGGAGGGCGGCGGCGGCGATTTGGAGAGGAGCAACGAGGTGCCGCCCGAGGGGTTCGATTTTGGACAGGTGACGCCGCCCGCGCACGAGTTACTTGTGACGGTAAGTTTGGGCAATGGGGAGGGGGGAGGGAGGGAGAAGGGAATTTATAGGCAGCATTATGTGCCGTTGTGTGTTGtcataaaataagtaaatattttagatacatGAGAGtgataagtttttaattaaacgtgttgaaattaatgacgtttgaaCTGGACCGCCCTGTATAATACTTATTACAATCGTTTATCTAACACGCGACCGAGCTTATAGACAGCACTTTGTACCTTGTCATAAAATTTGAGGTAATGtgcaattttattccaggcagttggcaACTATGCGGTTCGCGATGCTGTCTATAGGCCCTCGAACTTGAACCTTGCTGTCATATTTCggagtaatatttaattttatttcaggaatgCTTGTAGAACGCATTGTATTTAAAATGCTGTCTAGAACAATTATATACCGCACAATGAACCGCTATGTTGCCAACTGCCTGGCATAAATTACACATTACTCCTATAAATGATAACAATGATCAGAGGGTTCAATATGCTTTCCATAAGCTTTGTCTTGGTttagtttcattttattaagaagGCTTAAAGAAAGCATATCGTGTCACAATTGAAGCCTACACATTGAGGTTCGTAGTGCTGTTTACAAGCCTTGTTTTTGTCTAGGTGGAAGAAAAATTCTAAACAGCACAACGAACTGCGGTATTGCCAACTAAGATAACTTCTGGTCTCAACTGCCCGAAATTATTCATAAtatatccaaaataaaaaaatacagtcaAGGTTCAGTATGCTGTCTACAACCCTTCCCTTTTTAGGTAGGCGAGCTTGTAGACAGCACAACGTATTGCAGGATTCCCACAATGTTATGGAAGTTAAAATATGCTGATATTAATGCTTATAGACTGACACAATGTtaccaactgcctggaataaaatgagatATTACCCTAAAGTGTTATAACAATGACCACGGGGTTCAATATGCTTTCCATAAGCTTTGTCGTGTCAGTTCGATGTTGCATAAAAGCTTGCAGACAACATAATGAACCGCAATGTTACCAGGGAAGAACCATAAAATGAACGGACATATTGAGGTTGAATCATGCCGCTGAAATGCTTATAGACAGCACAAGGAACCGCAGTATTGCCAACTGTCTGGATTTTTAACTTGTCACTGTTTTACTGCCGGAAATTTGAAGATTCGGCTCCTTGGAATATAAGGAGACTCAATATGCTTTTTACAAGCCTTTCTCTCTGATCAATTTCATGCTGTACATTATGCTACCTACAAACAGTCGTTCATGCTACAGAAATGCTTATAGACAGCATAATGAACCCCGtgctgcctggaataaaattagacGTTACGTTCAACGtggttttttaataagtttcagTTTTGTATGAAGGCTTGTAGACAGCACAACGAACTTGCGGATTCTTTCTCGTCACGTTGTGTTAATCCTACAGTATGTTGCATAAGAACGGGTTATAGACAGCATATTGAACTTTGGTTCTTGGAaaatgatttatattattccaggcggTTGAGTTATTTACAGCATGGTGCTGCtgctgcaaaaaaaatgcttgtagaCAGCATTATGAACTACGCCTGGCACGCTgctattcataaaaatatagcGGCACGACGTGCTTTCTTTAAATTCTCTTACCAAATTAATAAAACCAAGGAGGCTTGTAAAACAAATGTGTGTGGTGGTTCGATGTGCTGTCCACGAGCGTCCCTTTGATCTGATTGTATTTATTAACATTGTGGGAATTACAGTATGTTGTGCTCTCTATAAGAGACATAGATGCGACAAAGCTTACTGAGTttattgtcatatttttgagaaatgtttaattttattccaggcagttggcaACATTGCGATTTCTGTAgcatgataataataataatctgctttattgttaaaaaaataataataatgcttgTAGAAAGTATTTTGATCCTTCGTGTGGCCATTGTTGTCATATCTTGACAGGGGGGCACTTATAAAAAGCACATTGAGCCTTGCAGCCATTGATGTCACATGTTATTCAGGTCTAAATATTATTCCCGGCAGTGGGGCAACGTTGCCGTTTGTTATGTTATCTCTAATCATTTCCGCAGGATATTGTGCATTTATTTGTATACCGTCTTTATGCAACATGTGACTAATGCGTCGCAATTTATGGAAGCATACTGAACTATAAGTCTCCATTGTTGTCACATTTCGGAGTGATGTCGTCATTGTCAAACTGTAGAAATGCTTGTAGACAGCACAACGAACCGCGACATTGGCATCTATCTAGATTTTTCAAATTGTCACGGTCTTACTTCctagaataaattaatattataaaatgaattattattctAGGAAGTAAGACTTCGAAAATCTAGTTAGATGCCAATATTGCGGTTCGTTGTGCTGTCTATAATAAGCATTTCTACAGTTTGACAATGATGACATCACTTTGGAATATGACAAACCTAGAATTGTCATAAAGCATTTTGAACCTTCATGTGTTCATTCATTTGAAGTAATGGTTGCTAGTATTTCTTAATATTGTCGTAATCCAGTTGTGCTGTCTACAAATCATGCAATATGACTTGTACTAAGCCCTATGGCCATAAACTCTAATGTCGGTTCGTTGTGCTGTTTATAAGCATCGGCATCAGTCAGGGGGGCTTGTTGAAAACCCTTTGAACCGTATCTGGATATCATGTTAACATTGTTGAAATCTTGCGGTACGTTGTGCTGCCTATATGCTCTATATGCCGCGGTGTTGCCAGTTACACTACGattgtctttaaaatttaattatttccaatttTGGTCatgtgaataatttttattattccatgCACTTGAGTGTTCGTTGTGCTGTTTATAGGCTTTATTGTATCATGGGACCGCGatacaaaaaatagttttttaatggCACGATATGCTTTGTTTAATTATCTTACACAATAGACTAAGGGTCggtattataaaactattttgacagataacttGTGTGGAATAACGTCACATGTCACAGTTAACTTcagaatgtaaataattttgaatatcacCTAACACTGACAAAGTTTCTGTTCCTCGACATATAGATGGcggtaagaaacaaaattaccGGACTGTCAAGTATCTGATATGTCATGTAAAATGCCACCATTTACATGACAGAGAGCCGCTTCTTTTTGGGAGTTTTCGCACGACCTCGGGACTCGGCGGACAATTGTGCTCATAACTTTGATTCTATTCGGGCTAGAGAAGTgatgtttacctttttataatctagaaatatgAGGCTACAACTTGATTGTTTACagattttcatttgtttttttggttAAGGACCAGGACgccttcaaaatcaaaataatttttttgtccaattttttcaaTAGGAATTCGCTGCAGGTCGCAACGGTTCTTTGAATGTTATGAAACTTCACGGATCGATTAGAGCTTACGCGAGACAGTGCGGTATGgtttttggttattctcagTGTACgggaagtgtttttttttaacgttcaAAGTTTTAGACATGTGTGATCTTCTAGCTCCTCTGACGGTTTAACAGTTGTTTTCTGGAAATAATGACTCACAGAAGATATGTTCGCCTTATCGAGgactacaatttttattaaggacttttttcgaaaaaatttttttttttgggaaaaaatcaaaaaaatccaaaaaaaaagttttttcgggataaaatttttatggtgcaaaatttataaaaaattcattaggATTAATTAAACGTACACTCTTTCCGAATAAAACGGCGTATTAAGTTTAACGccatcatttatacagggtgagcagtgCTCAGTCAAAAATACccattttcacactttttttttgccAGCCTTAATAACTTTTCAGTGGCGCCCCCTAGAGCCAAATGGCTTATGGGCAGTTTGTAGCGTGTGATAAGCAGAATGTTTTGCAATTTCAACCGTACTtctaagtaaaaccgtttttgagttatgaattttttaacattttttgactttggaaattaattgtgagCCTCCTGTAAGTTATAGATAAACCAAAACCAATCGAGCAGATGCGCCGtttattttactataacatactaaaatttcattttttcgctacttttacaagtaccctaagagtaattttttttcaaaaaagtccaaGCACGAAAAATCACCCTGCACACTCACGAATTCCCAAAGCCACCCATggccgcgtctccatggcaacgaaaacgcccgcaaaaagaccctttttataatcgaaatttaactagtAAAAtcgattggaatcggtccagaattgatgctaaactgttcctaaggctttatactgtTTTTCCATATACAAATCATAGggtaaaaaccgttttttatacccaaaaacatcgtctgaaaatggtcgtttttgacgtctacgcgcgattttaaTGGCGGCCATTTTAACAACATGGCGTCAAAGTGGATGAATCGGCGactcggacttgcttcctaatttcatggataaaatgcttaaaatagctcagaacttcctgaaattggtacGGAATTATTCTaaagactctggagaatccgaatatgtgcatatcttttaccaaatcgggctcttttagccgtgataattcggcaaagTTTTGACGTTTTAGAATTTGCCGTGTATTAttattcatgcgacacagtggttcatacaaggcattttgctggacaaaaattacaacacagtgggtcctaatgataaaaaaaaatataatcgggatttaatatgaattattattttatgtggaattttttaacttttttgttacttgcccgatttgaatgaaatttgatatctggggtttatttagaaactaattattaattattaacaaatttttgaatattgagTTTTAAGGTCAAGTGACTGTTAAAACTTCtttcctatgggtccgatttCAGTAAAACTCGGTATTTgaggtttatttaggataagatttttcaatttttgcaaaatttttaaaaatattctgcaTACACtgataaaattattcaaaaaacgacctcaaatgcctgtgaaaaaataagaattttgtaGCTTTAAGTGCCTAGAATGAATGAAAAACCCGTGAAAAACTAAGAGATTGctttaactatttaaaatttaaataaaatgacttcaaatgcccggtagaaataaataatttaacagctttaagtgcctgaaatttGTTTCTCAATTGCTTCAGCTGcttagcattaaaaataaatgacttaaaatgcctagaaaaacgATAAATCTAATGGGCACGAgtgtctaaaattaattaaaaaacgacttGGAAGGCCTGTGAAAAACTAAGAAATTgctttataaaattcaaataaaatgacTTCGAATGCCTGGTAGAACTGACAAATTTAACAgctttaagtgcctgaaatttGTGTTTAAATTCCTTTAACTGCGTAGAATTGAAAGAAAATGACTTCGAATGCCTGAAAAAACCGATAAACCTAAAGGCTTTAATTAATAGACATAAAGACTTGGAATGCCtggcagaaataaaaaaattaatggctttaaatgcctgTGAAAAGATAAGAAATTGCTTCAATTGCTTAGGTGAAATGACTTTAAAACACCTgaaacaaaaatgaaattgaaccATTTGACAGCTTTGGACCTACTTTTAAATAAGTCTGCATGgctaataaatttctttttatatgttATGGTAACAAAATTGCCAAACGAAATTTACAATGTGCTTTTTATCGGCGTAATTATGTTTTTACGTCAAGTCAGAGACAACCAAATTTTGGTCAAGTGCTACagtcatattaaatattaaaacatactTAAATTCGAGCGGATTTCTTATCACATCATGGTCCTGTGAAGCacgattaaaattattattaatattcccTTGATAGGGCTTTTTAAAGGCCTATAGGAATGGTCTACCAAAGTTAATAAATGAGTTGACTTCTTACAGGCAATTAAGTCAAGCGATTCTTCTTCTCCAaagacgtcaaatgcctggaagaaattattgatttcttacaggcagttgatccCAAAGTTtcttgtcttcttcttcttcttcttcttcttctttttcatcTTCTCCAAagacctcaaatgcctggaagaaatttattgactctcttacaggcagttagATCAAAGGTTTCttttgttcttcttcttcttcttcaaagacgtcaaatgcctggaattttatCCAAATAATTTTGCAGTGGTATATGATATTTAGAAGACCCAGTAAGCATAGATCGACGTAGTTTTTAGTGGAACCCTTCATATATGTATTTTTCGGACTGTATTTGCCTCAATAAATTGAGTCAATATATAACGTGATAAATGGAGCTATACAATATAGACTCTTCAAAATTAAGGAAAACCGCATTTCGTACATGCAAatcacaaaacaattttatcacTAAACGGAGCTCTTGATTTTatcttttccaaaaaatgtactttttttggctaatagatttaattaaagaaaagataactaaaataattactaGGGTCATTagtgtaaaattattattaatattagctTGATAGCACTTTTTAAAGGCCCAGGAATGGTCTACCAAAGTTAATAAATGAGTTGACTTGttacaggcaattgagtcaAACGaatcttcctcttcttcttcttcttcaaagacgtcaaatgcctggaagaaatcattgatttcttacaggcagttgatccCAAAGTTtcttgtcttcttcttcttcttcttcttcttcaacaAATACGTCAAATACATGTTAGCACAACACGATTCTATTTGGTGGTATGTCGGTATGCCGACGCTGCAGATtcggttttttttataaaaatgtataggcAATCGGACCACGATCAGTTTGACGCCaacatattttgttaaatttgttaattaatatacCGGTTTATTGAAAATAGTGTGTTTTTCTGGGtgaaaataaattcaatctTACATacatgaaaacaaaaatttctttaaacagTTTAGTCGGACGATTTTTCTTGTTCTTCTATTTCAAGGacattaaatgcctggaagaaattattgacttcttacaggcaattgaggAAAACGTTTCTTCtctttctcttcttcttctttaaagtTGTCAAAAATctagaagaaattattgatttcttacaggcagtaacagaaacatatctttttttcctcttcttcttcttcccaAGAACGTCAAATGCCCGAGgaaatattcatatttcttgGAGGTGTTTTTTCACATTTCCCAAGTCGTTTTGATCACTTTTGAAGTTATTTCGGAAGATTTCCAGAAGTCACTGTTGGATTCTTCTATAGGCAGTCTAAACCATTTCATCGAGGTGATTTTCCAGTGATGAATGAGGCGATTTTTCACATTCCTTTTGTTGAACGACTTCCAGGCTTGATAGCTGCTCTTCGAATGCATTTAGAGAATTTGAGAGACTCtactaaaaagttatttgagGCTTTACTAAATGTAGAGCTATCGGCCAAAGAGTTTGATGTTAAGGCATACTTGAAGCAACTTCTCAACTATTGATAGCGCAATAACCGTAGACTCAAAGCTTTCTACTGatcaaaattaaggaaaatttctactggtcccaactgatcaaTCATCTTCGAGAGGCTCTTTTTCTAGAAGTGTAGAATCTACTAAAAACACGAAACATTGATCTTTTGACAGTGGCACATGGCCCTAGGAAGAAATGGGTCGTTTACAGTTAAGTTGGACGGTTAAAGTTAAACGTAACTTTTGAAAAGGCCCTAAGAAAACTTGTAACAAAAATATGCGTCGTGTCCACAATCCTCCTTCTGACCTGACATTTCTTATGTCTTATGTCAATGTAATAATTGCTTTGAGTGCACCTAAGGAAAAAATCGTCTCTTCTAGGACGCGTCGGACAGTAGCGCGCATCATGAAAACTTCATAAAATTCCTGGAACGCAGTTGCCTGACGGCGGAACAGATCGCCTACCGGAACCGGAACCGACCCTGTTTCCGGAACATCCAGAACCTGTGCATCCGCACCCGATCGGAAATACTGAAACCGTGCACCACCATTTCCAATATACACTCGCAGGGGATCCCGTGGGCCACCAAGGACTTTATTTACGCCTTTGTACGACTGACGAACTGCTGGCACATCCTCAAGGGATATTGGGAGAACCGTGACGGTACatcttctctctctctctctgttttCAATTGAATAAGACAAACTGTCCATTTTTAGGGTTAAGTTTGGGTAAAATAGAGAAAGAGCTCACCCCCGAGTTCCGGTCCTGCTACATGCGCTGGGAGAAGGAGTCGATGGAGTTGGCCGGGGAGTTGGCCAAGATCTTTTACAATTTGGACACGAATTTGAACACGGCCAGTTCGGGGGCGGGGGTGTATGCCGCCAACAATATGATTCCGCCCCAGGTACGTATACATATAAAGAGGTGGGAAGGAGAATTGATATTTATtaggtaaagtccagttcagagatctattagaatctttgatatgtcgcagatgccgcagtaactagtccgtgcgcctatgtcgtatttattgtcgcatgatatacatgtttaaatggaaaaattttctattgtttatctatgaaatcattttaaatatatgtaaaaccccatgttttatagtattttttatttttctttcgaaaatgtcaatttttagaaagaaaataatatcacaagaaaataatataaaaaatttgaccgcggactaaaatccaagcatcttacaaaatattttaaacactcccagcactcacagacttgtcacttctttttagccagtctattaaacaaagataaaacatcagagttctggcgattcctactttaggctgtgctagtaattgtgtatctctctctatcccactgattttgagaattacggggccgtatcCAGATAAATTtatgggctgtttttgtattacttttgacgtatttttaaagaaatctttaaggatgggtctatcacctttaatagttggaaGGGAGgtcattattatttgatgggttttgctGGTTCCCCTTTTATGAAAGTggtgaatttagaatttggcctgtattcgtccaaattttttgcagtttttactgtgaggaagtgagtttttttatttgtgtttgtggatttgttttagtattataaCTTCTTCCatcattctctgggaaaaacccttttttgctatagtaagaaaaacactgtttttattaagaaaataagtctaaaattttgtcttttacagcTTACTTCCTTCTGTTGTCGCAGTTGAGGATCCAATTTCGTGTTTGtctaggaattttttttgacgaagaaatttacaacaaaaatcaaatttttttcttacttaataataaccacagatattttttcaagaaggaaaatgtcaaaattttgcaattattgatttatggattattctgaagatttttttaatattttttaaagaaatgactaaaatccactAGCTAAAAGCCCAGAACATTGAAATTTCATCCCAGGAGTGCCTGtgcgaaaaaaaacatttgtcccttattggcaccccaatattttaaattttttaaaatcaatattttttcaattattgatttatggccatctcttttctgaagaaatgattggaatttattcattaaatgtcaagacaattgaattttcattccaggagtgcctgtaaaaaataaaataatttgtcctttattgacacaataatatcttgagttctagtagtcaagattttgaaattattgatttatggactgcTCTGAAGGGTTTTTTAGACTTTTCTGAAGAAACTGTTgaaattcatttactaaaagtcaaaaaattggattttttgttccaggagtgcctgtaagaaaaaaaataatttgtttcttattggcccgccaatatcttgaattctagtagtaaaaatttcgttattattgatttattgactacTTTGAAGACTTTCCTagtcttttctataaaaataactaaaatttaataactaaaagtCGGAAGAAAACGGACATTTTATTCCAGAAggaaaaaatttgtctcttattggcatcTTACTTATACCTTGAGTTCTAACAGTCAAAATTTTCCCGTTATTGATTTATGAACtactttaaaggttttttttattcttttttgaagaaatgactagAATCCATTTATTAAGAGCcaagaaaattgcatttttattccagggttggctgtaaaagacaaaataatttgtttctggtTAGTACCCTAGTTTCTTAGGGttctattgatttaattttgaaatgaatgaGTTATGACTACTCTGaaggcttttttagtttttgttaaagaacttactaaaatccattttataaaagtcaagtaattggaatttttatttcaggagtgcctgtaaaaacataataatttgtcaacatttatatgaaataaaagtaTACTTATCTCATTCCTTTATGAGCTAGATAGAGATAAACTTATGTGTCAAAAAGATATTGAtccattttaatattcaaacgttttttcataaataatagagtgtttatgggtaaaaaaattgaatgggtTTATAGAAAACGACAGTCAACTGATCAAAAATTAGCAAGTCCCTATCACGAATTTTGTTCCAATCTTATCTTTTGGCTCATTGACAACATGCAGCAATATATgcccttcagcgacacaataaagactgcttcttccttcattctctggaaaaaagtcccttttttgccatagtaagaacaccctatttttattaattaaacaagttagcaaagcaaactgtttccttccttaatggaaaaaactgctaaagaacaaaggcaaaaaaacagaatttagaaaattgtattaattttttgggattCAGATTCAAAAgactggttaaatttataaaagtatttagtatcctcagtgtagttttaggattcagtatacttaaaatgtagtgtcttgtataagatttttagtttttagtataagcatttatctttgttaattttcacctaatctctcctattatgcacaataactaaatatgaggcaaacaaattaataaatattacattcaggatgtaaagtgtgttttttacaagtaaaacttgtgtcttttaaacgcaTAAGTTATAGAccgctagatgatttttaatgtaaaagtttattttaaaaaaatatacttccacttttctgactacataattactttttatcaaaagagaTTGGTAcgaaatatagagatgggggttttcacgagtatattattataataatatatcataatatgtattaattaaaaaaaaaacaataataaaggacattgaatatggcagccaaaatccccattaataatcaccaccaagtaaaaataaatctcaatacccaaaaaaaggaaatatataaaatttgaagacaaaccaaaacattttactctTTTGTGTcaaacagtaaatatttaatgccttaatacacagaataaatgggcctaagtaattcgtaccacctattctctcatcacttgttataaacaccccactgatggcgctaaaaactaaacttattaaattaaaatttttggttaaacttattttacgtacttaaatcttatagttaaattaaatattattttgctatcaactatcttcaatttctaacttaataaaactaaacccaaaaatcccgaataataaagttttaaatacaaatacattttaaggccggacctgtgcaacttttcacgatTGACTGGCTCCGACTGAGGTCAGGcatctaacaaaatagtacgtgggcgcatttagtaaaattttacgaatcaaatttataaattctgagcttaaaaatgcttaaaacatttatttatttaatgaaatgattaaatatcacTTAGAATATAACTTTATGACtccatttacataaaattttccgatttaaacatgcatgtcatgggacaatacaagcaacaccggcacacggactattcgcggcacatcaaagattctaatagatctctgaactgaactatactcTTGACTTGACGTCTATATAGATAAACTTGATGAAGAGCAGCGCCTCGGAGGGCACCATTAAGAATAAGCAGCAGCAGCAAACGGGAGGAAACGACGCAGGCAACGGCGCAGCGGCCAAGAACGTCAGAGGGATTCTCCATTTGCCGGGCAACGGTGGGGGAGCCACCGTTGCCGAAACGGTCGATCAGGCGAATCAGACTTACGCCGGGGATTTTTGTCATAACGACGAGGAGTACGACTCGGAGGGCGAG
The genomic region above belongs to Anthonomus grandis grandis chromosome 18, icAntGran1.3, whole genome shotgun sequence and contains:
- the LOC126746888 gene encoding uncharacterized protein LOC126746888 isoform X2, with protein sequence MDPNRPSDPTAAPNNQQQQNVHLHMHHICNCQGGLYPTAAAAAAAAYYPTTVGYRTPLPSILPYHHHTSSAAAAAVAARPYLQHYQYTQFNVGSQYTVPIGHVSGSSSTSVYASGPAAAAAAGASSTIDLVYAGAAAIKEKQRGEEGGGGDLERSNEVPPEGFDFGQVTPPAHELLVTDASDSSAHHENFIKFLERSCLTAEQIAYRNRNRPCFRNIQNLCIRTRSEILKPCTTISNIHSQGIPWATKDFIYAFVRLTNCWHILKGYWENRDGLSLGKIEKELTPEFRSCYMRWEKESMELAGELAKIFYNLDTNLNTASSGAGVYAANNMIPPQINLMKSSASEGTIKNKQQQQTGGNDAGNGAAAKNVRGILHLPGNGGGATVAETVDQANQTYAGDFCHNDEEYDSEGERTRRVYMKPGSYSVPKKGLEAATSSVGGAVGGSNSPRAIEFLETAQNVNKARETVSERYWANIQLSNVTKKAEQQQQQQQQKEYHILEEEMEEEARLNLSAHINVHEWLINSNFGDFGEAKSPHAHQELKSFYLDSVYDSLPQLDSPVSGDGNGAAVTLLQRTKSMQVPSKLVNVQKQTPIGSAGRLIRKQQQQQQQKASSGGAATALPMMEMAPRRLLNPYELKGGGLTEAAQCVLENLVGSLKGHVLGPLALDGEDLEKILQKIKNLEYSYVNEVVRDLRYFIKIWEEIDIHNVGWFSQKLDILLVENFSPFDFSGIAGLLNEIVGPLKHNVLTLFGNDCDPF
- the LOC126746888 gene encoding uncharacterized protein LOC126746888 isoform X1 — its product is MDPNRPSDPTAAPNNQQQQNVHLHMHHICNCQGGLYPTAAAAAAAAYYPTTVGYRTPLPSILPYHHHTSSAAAAAVAARPYLQHYQYTQFNVGSQYTVPIGHVSGSSSTSVYASGPAAAAAAGASSTIDLVYAGAAAIKEKQRGEEGGGGDLERSNEVPPEGFDFGQVTPPAHELLVTDASDSSAHHENFIKFLERSCLTAEQIAYRNRNRPCFRNIQNLCIRTRSEILKPCTTISNIHSQGIPWATKDFIYAFVRLTNCWHILKGYWENRDGLSLGKIEKELTPEFRSCYMRWEKESMELAGELAKIFYNLDTNLNTASSGAGVYAANNMIPPQINLMKSSASEGTIKNKQQQQTGGNDAGNGAAAKNVRGILHLPGNGGGATVAETVDQANQTYAGDFCHNDEEYDSEGERTRRVYMKPGSYSVPKKGLEAATSSVGGAVGGSNSPRAIEFLETAQNVNKARETVSERYWANIQLSNVTKKAEQQQQQQQQKEYHILEEEMEEEARLNLSAHINVHEWLINSNFGDFGEAKSPHAHQELKSFYLDSVYDSLPQLDSPVSGDGNGAAVTLLQRTKSMQVPSKLVNVQKQTPIGSAGRLIRKQQQQQQQKASSGGAATALPMMEMAPRRLLNPYELKGGGLTEAAQCVLENLVGSLKGHVLGPLALDGEKDLEKILQKIKNLEYSYVNEVVRDLRYFIKIWEEIDIHNVGWFSQKLDILLVENFSPFDFSGIAGLLNEIVGPLKHNVLTLFGNDCDPF